One Comamonas endophytica DNA window includes the following coding sequences:
- a CDS encoding S49 family peptidase — MTTPLPPGTPGSEPLPPAAPDLWAEERPDSAAPAPAAAAARAQVPGWEREVLENLVMATIREQRAARRWRLFGRMSWLLVLLLLGWMMFGRDVATTTVSGPHTAVVDVKGEIAAGAEASAEFVVAAMRSAFEDSGSRAVVLLINSPGGSPVQAGIINDEILRLKAKHDKPVYAVVEETCASAAYYIAAAADAIYVDKASIVGSIGVLMDGFGFTGTMEKLGVERRLMTAGENKGFLDPFSPQSEAQRQHAQNMLDQIHQQFINVVKNGRGERLKIDADTFSGLFWTGQQAVEMGLADKLGNLDYVAREVVKVEEVIDYTRRDNVAERLAKRFGAAIGGGAVQTLRSALPVLR, encoded by the coding sequence ATGACCACCCCTCTGCCTCCTGGAACCCCCGGCTCCGAACCCTTGCCTCCCGCGGCGCCCGACCTGTGGGCCGAGGAGCGGCCGGACAGCGCCGCGCCCGCGCCCGCGGCCGCAGCCGCGCGGGCGCAGGTCCCGGGCTGGGAGCGCGAGGTGCTGGAGAACCTGGTCATGGCCACCATCCGCGAGCAGCGCGCCGCGCGCCGCTGGCGCCTGTTCGGCCGCATGTCCTGGCTGCTGGTGCTGCTGCTTCTGGGCTGGATGATGTTCGGCCGCGACGTGGCGACCACCACCGTGAGCGGCCCGCACACCGCCGTCGTGGACGTCAAGGGCGAAATCGCCGCCGGCGCCGAAGCCAGCGCCGAGTTCGTCGTCGCCGCCATGCGCAGCGCCTTCGAGGATTCGGGCTCGCGCGCCGTGGTGCTGCTGATCAACTCCCCGGGCGGCAGCCCGGTGCAGGCCGGCATCATCAATGACGAGATCCTGCGCCTCAAGGCCAAGCACGACAAGCCGGTCTATGCGGTGGTCGAGGAAACCTGCGCCTCCGCGGCCTACTACATTGCCGCCGCGGCCGACGCGATCTATGTCGACAAGGCCAGCATCGTCGGCAGCATCGGCGTGCTGATGGATGGTTTCGGCTTCACCGGCACGATGGAAAAGCTCGGCGTCGAGCGCCGCCTCATGACCGCTGGCGAGAACAAGGGCTTTCTGGATCCCTTCAGCCCGCAGTCCGAAGCCCAGCGCCAGCATGCGCAGAACATGCTGGACCAGATCCACCAGCAGTTCATCAACGTCGTGAAGAACGGCCGCGGCGAGCGCCTGAAGATCGATGCCGACACCTTCAGCGGCCTGTTCTGGACCGGCCAGCAGGCCGTCGAGATGGGCCTGGCCGACAAGCTCGGCAACCTCGACTATGTGGCGCGCGAGGTCGTCAAGGTCGAGGAGGTCATCGACTACACGCGCCGCGACAATGTGGCGGAACGGCTGGCCAAGCGCTTTGGCGCGGCGATCGGGGGCGGGGCGGTGCAGACGCTGCGCTCGGCGCTTCCGGTGTTGCGTTGA
- a CDS encoding HAD family hydrolase: MSLSSRRFDLIAFDWDGTLYDSTAAITKSIQEAVRDVGGQVPTHEAASYVIGMALMPALAHAAPDVPPEKYPELGNRYRYHYLQHQNDLSLFEGVVPMLEALRERGHLLTVATGKSRRGLDEVLARVPLRGLIDGSRTADETAGKPHPLMLQELMAEFGVEPGRVLMIGDTTHDLLMARNAGCASVGVAYGAHPSLNFAELLPLHVADTVADLHQWLQANG; encoded by the coding sequence ATGTCTCTTTCTTCCCGCCGCTTCGACCTGATTGCCTTCGACTGGGACGGCACGCTGTACGACTCGACGGCCGCCATTACCAAGAGCATCCAGGAAGCGGTGCGCGACGTGGGCGGCCAGGTGCCGACCCACGAAGCCGCCTCCTATGTGATCGGCATGGCGCTGATGCCGGCGCTGGCGCATGCCGCGCCCGACGTGCCGCCCGAGAAATACCCCGAGCTGGGCAACCGCTACCGCTACCACTACCTGCAGCACCAGAACGACCTGAGCCTGTTCGAGGGCGTGGTGCCGATGCTCGAGGCGCTGCGCGAGCGCGGCCATCTGCTCACGGTGGCCACCGGCAAGAGCCGGCGCGGCCTGGACGAGGTGCTGGCGCGGGTGCCGCTCAGGGGCCTGATCGACGGCTCGCGCACTGCCGATGAGACCGCGGGCAAGCCGCATCCGCTGATGCTGCAGGAGCTGATGGCCGAATTCGGCGTCGAGCCGGGGCGCGTGCTGATGATCGGCGACACGACGCACGACCTGCTGATGGCGCGCAATGCCGGCTGCGCCAGCGTGGGCGTGGCCTATGGCGCGCATCCGTCGCTGAACTTCGCCGAGCTGCTGCCGCTGCATGTGGCGGACACCGTGGCCGACCTGCACCAGTGGCTGCAGGCCAACGGTTGA
- a CDS encoding RluA family pseudouridine synthase, which yields MKHIIEGKPAVDRAQGTTSPAARFIAVDADSAGQRLDNFLIRHLKGVPKTHVYRIIRSGEVRINKGRASADTRVTEGDSVRLPPVRVSDKAAEKAAHPAPAREFPQLLEDEHLLAIDKPAGVAVHGGSGVSFGVIEQLRQARPEARFLELVHRLDRETSGILLVAKKRSALTALQDQFRERETGKTYLALVQGSWPANRKVIDTPLHKYLLPDGERRVRVTTADDPDGMRSVTLVRVRTQIAARPLQGLPAMSLLEVTIKTGRTHQIRVHLSSQGHGIVGDDKYGDFDLNRRVQKHGLKRMFLHAWRLQFNHPASGERVELRAELPAELAGFVA from the coding sequence GTGAAACACATTATAGAGGGCAAACCGGCAGTGGACCGAGCCCAAGGCACCACATCTCCCGCGGCACGCTTCATCGCCGTCGACGCCGATTCCGCCGGCCAGCGCCTGGATAACTTCCTGATACGCCACCTCAAGGGGGTGCCAAAAACCCATGTCTACCGCATCATCCGCAGCGGCGAAGTGCGCATCAACAAGGGCCGCGCCAGCGCCGACACGCGCGTGACCGAGGGCGACAGCGTGCGCCTGCCGCCGGTGCGGGTCTCCGACAAGGCCGCCGAAAAGGCAGCGCACCCGGCGCCGGCGCGAGAATTCCCCCAGCTGCTCGAGGACGAGCACCTGCTGGCCATCGACAAGCCCGCGGGCGTGGCCGTGCATGGCGGCAGCGGCGTGAGCTTCGGCGTGATCGAGCAGCTGCGCCAGGCGCGTCCCGAAGCCCGCTTTCTCGAACTCGTGCACCGGCTCGACAGGGAAACCTCGGGGATCCTGCTGGTCGCGAAGAAGCGCTCGGCGCTGACCGCGCTGCAGGACCAGTTCCGCGAGCGCGAGACCGGCAAGACCTACCTGGCGCTGGTGCAGGGCAGCTGGCCGGCCAACAGGAAGGTCATCGACACGCCGCTGCACAAATACCTGCTGCCCGACGGCGAGCGCCGCGTGCGCGTGACCACGGCCGACGACCCCGACGGCATGCGCTCGGTGACGCTGGTCAGGGTGCGCACGCAGATCGCCGCGCGGCCGCTGCAGGGCCTGCCGGCGATGAGCCTGCTGGAGGTCACTATCAAGACCGGGCGCACGCACCAGATCCGCGTGCACCTGTCCTCGCAGGGCCATGGCATCGTCGGCGACGACAAGTACGGCGACTTCGATTTGAACCGCCGCGTGCAAAAGCACGGCCTCAAGCGCATGTTCCTGCATGCCTGGCGGTTACAGTTCAACCATCCGGCATCGGGCGAACGCGTGGAGCTGCGCGCGGAGCTGCCTGCGGAGCTTGCCGGTTTCGTGGCCTGA
- a CDS encoding Rne/Rng family ribonuclease, whose product MKRMLINATQAEERRLAIVDGQKLLDYEIEIEGREQRKGNIYKAVVTRVEPSLEACFVDYGEDRHGFLPFKEISRQYFAEGVPPSQARINDVIREGQEMLVQVEKEERGNKGAALTTFISLAGRYVVLMPNNPRGGGVSRRIEGEDRAELKEAMDQLEYPKGMSIIARTAGIGRSAPELQWDLNYLLKLWSAIDGAARGGKGAFLIYQESSLVIRAIRDYFNNEIGDILIDTDDIYEQAQQFMAHVMPEHAARVKRYRDDAPLFSRFQIEHQIESAYSRTVTLPSGGAVVIDHTEALVSVDVNSARAIKGGDIEETATRTNLEAADEVARQMRLRDLGGLIVIDFIDMEESKNRREVENRLRDALRQDRARVQFGSISKFGLMEMSRQRLKPALSEGAHINCPRCGGSGHIRDTESSALQILRIIQEESMKDNTAAVHCQVPVEVASFLLNEKRNEIAKIELKQRVSVLMVPNKTLETPHYKLERLKHDDPRLENLDASYKLADEVEANTAVTRRSQEPTNKQTPVIKGVLRDTPAPVAEPRAEAAPAATARTAAPGAGTAARPARPANAAPRAPVQREQGFFAWLKNLFGFGTPPVADTPVAATPEASAAREAREARREGRPGEGRNGESRGRRGERNGPREGGREASEGRGRRGERAEGRNGRPEGERSGRPEGERNGRNRGERGERGERNERREQEARQPLEAAAHLAQVGAAENEVSLEAEGRSERGPRRERGERAEGNGRRERGERGERGERRERAPRSVEAPIAEGQPQDRLPQDRLPQDRLPQDLNAAAQEPLAQAEGEGQQAPAAGEGEPRQRRSRDRYGRDRRERGERPARDASAQPAFEASQPPELDAPVSLPEQAEVEPARRSYFSAPAAGPVAAAPAAQAPVEAAAPVAPAAVTEASVVEDRAVPAFVAQAPAPAAAVQEPVAPVLAPVAVAPVAAPAPAAAPATAAPAAAAPAAAAPAAAPTASGLPQIASFTLPLDALQGIARESGLEWVNSDAEKIAAVQAAIAAEPKPVHVPRERPAPVVIDEGPLVLVETRRDLREMTLPFERQSTNA is encoded by the coding sequence ATGAAACGGATGCTCATCAACGCTACGCAGGCCGAAGAACGCCGCCTGGCCATCGTCGACGGCCAGAAGCTGCTGGATTACGAGATCGAGATCGAAGGCCGCGAGCAACGCAAGGGCAACATCTACAAGGCAGTGGTCACCCGGGTCGAGCCTTCGCTGGAAGCCTGCTTCGTCGACTACGGCGAAGACCGCCACGGCTTCCTGCCCTTCAAGGAAATCTCGCGCCAGTACTTCGCCGAGGGCGTGCCCCCCAGCCAGGCGCGCATCAACGACGTGATCCGCGAAGGCCAGGAAATGCTGGTCCAGGTCGAAAAGGAAGAGCGCGGCAACAAGGGCGCGGCCCTCACCACCTTCATCTCGCTGGCCGGCCGCTACGTCGTGCTGATGCCCAACAACCCGCGCGGCGGCGGCGTCTCGCGCCGCATCGAGGGCGAGGACCGGGCCGAGCTCAAGGAAGCGATGGACCAGCTCGAATACCCGAAGGGCATGAGCATCATCGCGCGCACCGCCGGCATCGGCCGCAGCGCCCCCGAACTGCAATGGGACCTGAACTACCTGCTCAAGCTCTGGAGCGCCATCGACGGCGCGGCCCGGGGTGGCAAGGGCGCCTTCCTGATCTACCAGGAATCGAGCCTGGTGATCCGTGCGATCCGCGACTACTTCAACAACGAGATCGGTGACATCCTCATCGACACCGACGACATCTACGAACAGGCGCAGCAGTTCATGGCGCACGTCATGCCCGAGCACGCCGCCCGGGTCAAGCGCTACCGCGACGACGCCCCGCTGTTCAGCCGCTTCCAGATCGAGCACCAGATCGAATCCGCCTATTCGCGCACCGTGACCCTGCCCTCGGGCGGCGCCGTGGTGATCGACCACACCGAGGCGCTGGTCTCGGTGGACGTGAACTCGGCGCGCGCCATCAAGGGCGGCGACATCGAGGAAACCGCCACGCGCACCAACCTCGAAGCCGCCGACGAAGTCGCGCGCCAGATGCGCCTGCGCGACCTGGGCGGGCTGATCGTCATCGACTTCATCGACATGGAAGAGTCGAAGAACCGCCGCGAGGTCGAGAACCGCCTGCGCGACGCGCTGCGCCAGGACCGCGCGCGCGTGCAGTTCGGCAGCATCAGCAAGTTCGGCCTGATGGAGATGAGCCGCCAGCGCCTCAAGCCCGCGCTGTCCGAAGGCGCGCACATCAACTGCCCGCGCTGCGGTGGCTCGGGCCACATCCGCGACACCGAGAGCTCGGCGCTGCAGATCCTGCGCATCATCCAGGAAGAGTCCATGAAGGACAACACCGCCGCCGTGCACTGCCAGGTGCCGGTGGAAGTGGCCTCGTTCCTGCTCAACGAGAAGCGCAACGAGATCGCCAAGATCGAACTCAAGCAGCGCGTGTCGGTGCTGATGGTGCCCAACAAGACGCTGGAGACGCCGCACTACAAGCTCGAGCGCCTCAAGCACGACGATCCGCGCCTGGAAAACCTCGATGCCAGCTACAAGCTGGCGGACGAGGTCGAGGCCAACACCGCCGTGACGCGCCGCTCGCAGGAGCCCACCAACAAGCAGACGCCGGTGATCAAGGGCGTGCTGCGCGATACGCCCGCTCCCGTGGCGGAACCACGTGCCGAAGCCGCGCCGGCCGCCACTGCGCGCACCGCTGCGCCGGGCGCCGGCACCGCTGCCCGTCCTGCACGCCCGGCCAATGCCGCGCCGCGCGCCCCGGTGCAGCGCGAGCAGGGCTTCTTTGCCTGGCTCAAGAACCTGTTCGGCTTCGGCACCCCGCCCGTGGCAGATACGCCGGTGGCGGCCACGCCCGAAGCGTCTGCCGCACGCGAAGCCCGTGAGGCCCGCCGCGAAGGCCGTCCGGGCGAAGGCCGCAACGGCGAGAGCCGCGGCCGCCGCGGCGAGCGCAACGGCCCGCGTGAAGGCGGCCGCGAAGCCAGCGAAGGCCGTGGCCGCCGCGGCGAACGCGCCGAAGGCCGCAATGGCCGTCCCGAAGGCGAGCGCAGCGGACGTCCGGAAGGCGAACGCAACGGCCGCAACCGCGGTGAACGTGGCGAGCGCGGCGAGCGCAACGAGCGCCGCGAGCAGGAAGCACGCCAGCCGCTGGAAGCCGCGGCGCATCTGGCACAGGTCGGCGCTGCCGAGAATGAAGTCTCCCTCGAGGCCGAAGGCCGCAGCGAGCGCGGCCCGCGCCGCGAACGCGGCGAGCGCGCCGAAGGCAACGGCCGCCGCGAACGTGGCGAGCGCGGTGAACGCGGCGAGCGCCGTGAACGCGCGCCCCGTTCCGTGGAAGCCCCCATTGCCGAAGGCCAGCCGCAGGACCGCCTGCCGCAGGATCGCCTGCCGCAGGACCGCCTGCCGCAAGACCTGAACGCGGCGGCGCAGGAGCCGCTGGCACAGGCCGAGGGCGAGGGCCAGCAGGCCCCCGCAGCCGGTGAAGGCGAACCCCGCCAGCGCCGTTCGCGCGACCGCTACGGCCGCGACCGCCGCGAGCGTGGCGAGCGCCCCGCGCGTGACGCTTCCGCGCAGCCGGCATTCGAAGCCAGCCAGCCGCCGGAACTGGACGCTCCCGTGTCCCTGCCCGAGCAGGCCGAAGTCGAGCCCGCACGCCGCAGCTACTTCAGCGCGCCCGCTGCAGGACCCGTGGCCGCAGCTCCGGCAGCACAGGCTCCCGTGGAGGCAGCAGCGCCAGTGGCTCCGGCTGCCGTGACGGAAGCTTCCGTGGTCGAGGATCGCGCGGTGCCGGCTTTCGTGGCGCAGGCCCCTGCCCCCGCTGCTGCGGTGCAAGAGCCTGTGGCCCCGGTGCTGGCGCCTGTGGCTGTTGCTCCTGTGGCGGCTCCTGCTCCCGCGGCGGCACCGGCTACCGCAGCGCCGGCTGCCGCAGCACCGGCTGCCGCAGCGCCGGCTGCCGCACCCACCGCATCCGGCCTGCCGCAGATCGCCAGCTTCACCCTGCCGCTCGATGCGCTGCAGGGCATTGCCCGCGAATCCGGCCTGGAATGGGTCAACTCGGATGCCGAGAAGATCGCTGCCGTGCAGGCCGCGATTGCAGCCGAGCCCAAGCCGGTGCACGTGCCGCGCGAGCGCCCTGCGCCCGTGGTGATCGACGAAGGTCCGCTGGTGCTGGTGGAGACCCGCCGTGACCTGCGCGAGATGACGCTGCCCTTCGAGCGGCAGTCCACCAACGCTTGA
- the yaaA gene encoding peroxide stress protein YaaA — translation MLLLLSPAKSLDYESPLPAGLKHTLPPFVAQSAELIEVLRQQTPQSLAALMGLSDKLAALNVARYEAWSPRFSAENARQALFAFDGDVYEGLDAGTLSADDIAWAQEHLAMLSGLYGVLRPLDLMQPYRLEMGTRLENAAGSNLYAFWGARIAEHLNQRLEGEAEPVVVNLASQEYFKSVQLKQLRARVVECVFEDFKAGKYKIISFHAKRARGLMARHAVQQRLTRPTQLQGFAAEGYAFAEAASTPERLVFRRKAE, via the coding sequence ATGCTGCTTCTGCTGTCCCCCGCCAAATCCCTGGATTACGAATCGCCGCTGCCTGCCGGCCTGAAGCACACCCTGCCGCCTTTCGTGGCGCAATCGGCCGAGCTGATCGAGGTGCTGCGCCAGCAGACCCCGCAGTCGCTGGCCGCGCTGATGGGCCTGAGCGACAAGCTGGCCGCGCTGAATGTCGCGCGCTATGAAGCCTGGAGCCCCCGGTTCTCCGCGGAGAACGCGCGCCAGGCACTGTTTGCCTTCGACGGCGATGTCTACGAGGGCCTGGATGCCGGCACGCTGTCGGCAGACGACATTGCCTGGGCGCAGGAGCATCTGGCCATGCTCAGCGGCCTCTACGGCGTGCTGCGCCCGCTGGACCTGATGCAGCCCTACCGGCTGGAGATGGGCACGCGCCTGGAGAATGCCGCAGGCAGCAACCTCTATGCGTTCTGGGGCGCGCGCATTGCCGAGCATCTGAACCAGCGCCTGGAGGGCGAGGCCGAGCCGGTCGTGGTGAATCTGGCCTCGCAGGAGTATTTCAAGTCGGTGCAGCTGAAGCAGCTGCGCGCGCGCGTGGTCGAGTGCGTGTTCGAGGACTTCAAGGCCGGCAAGTACAAGATCATCAGCTTCCACGCCAAGCGCGCGCGCGGACTGATGGCGCGCCACGCCGTGCAGCAGCGCCTGACACGTCCCACCCAGTTGCAAGGGTTTGCCGCCGAGGGCTATGCTTTTGCCGAAGCCGCCTCGACGCCCGAACGCCTGGTCTTTCGCCGCAAGGCCGAATGA
- a CDS encoding 2OG-Fe(II) oxygenase, producing the protein MPSRSTTQDQAASPQLHDWITQQRLLGVQDGPLLAAMVAAGWNESVAREALGSVAETAMDAVTDAPGEATRVQGLPEPELAGEPGAIDAGDREVRVLMSMDAPRVVLFGEILSADECAQLIDAARPRLARSLTVETASGGEEINADRTSDGMFFQRGELPLVQRLEERIARLLNWPLENGEGLQVLRYGPGAEYKPHHDYFDPHEPGTASIVRRGGQRVGTLIIYLNEPAQGGATIFPEAGLQVVPQRGHAVFFSYARPDPATRTLHGGMPVIQGEKWIATKWLRQGRFD; encoded by the coding sequence ATGCCCTCCCGCTCCACCACGCAAGACCAAGCCGCCTCCCCGCAACTGCATGACTGGATCACCCAGCAGCGGCTGCTGGGCGTGCAGGACGGCCCGCTGCTCGCGGCCATGGTGGCCGCCGGCTGGAACGAAAGCGTGGCGCGCGAAGCCCTGGGCTCCGTAGCGGAAACCGCGATGGACGCCGTGACGGACGCCCCCGGCGAGGCCACGCGCGTGCAGGGTCTGCCCGAGCCGGAGCTCGCTGGCGAACCCGGCGCCATCGATGCCGGCGACCGTGAGGTGCGCGTGCTGATGAGCATGGACGCGCCGCGCGTGGTGCTGTTTGGCGAGATCCTTTCGGCGGATGAATGCGCGCAGCTGATCGATGCCGCGCGCCCGCGCCTGGCGCGCTCCCTGACGGTGGAAACCGCCTCGGGCGGCGAGGAGATCAACGCCGACCGCACCAGCGACGGCATGTTCTTCCAGCGCGGCGAACTGCCGCTGGTGCAGCGGCTCGAGGAGCGCATCGCGCGGCTGCTGAACTGGCCGCTGGAAAACGGCGAGGGCCTGCAGGTGCTGCGCTATGGCCCGGGCGCCGAGTACAAGCCGCACCACGATTATTTCGATCCCCACGAACCCGGCACCGCCAGCATCGTGCGCCGCGGCGGCCAGCGCGTGGGCACGCTGATCATCTATCTCAACGAGCCGGCGCAGGGCGGCGCCACCATCTTTCCCGAAGCCGGGCTGCAGGTGGTGCCGCAGCGCGGCCACGCGGTGTTCTTCAGCTACGCGCGCCCCGACCCGGCCACGCGCACCCTGCATGGCGGCATGCCCGTGATCCAGGGCGAGAAATGGATCGCCACCAAGTGGCTGCGCCAGGGCCGCTTCGACTGA
- the queF gene encoding NADPH-dependent 7-cyano-7-deazaguanine reductase QueF (Catalyzes the NADPH-dependent reduction of 7-cyano-7-deazaguanine (preQ0) to 7-aminomethyl-7-deazaguanine (preQ1) in queuosine biosynthesis): MNTPEHSQLGKTSAYTDQYDPSLLFPLPRATKRAELGLTGQTPFFGADLWTAFELSWLNPRGKPQVALAHVTIPCETPNIIESKSFKLYLNSFNNTRLADAGEVQARLRADLGEAAWRGSEQRGSVGVQLLLPEMFDRQQVQEFDGISLDRLDVECTHWQPAPELLRADHSEPAVTETLTSNLLKSNCLVTGQPDWGSVQIRYTGAKIDEERLLQYLVSFRNHNEFHEQCVERIFMDIWQRCAPQRLSVYARYTRRGGLDINPLRTSHPQALPANIRNARQ, encoded by the coding sequence ATGAACACGCCTGAACATTCGCAGCTGGGCAAGACTTCCGCCTATACAGACCAGTACGACCCCAGCCTGCTGTTTCCGCTGCCGCGCGCCACCAAACGCGCCGAGCTCGGACTCACGGGCCAGACGCCCTTCTTCGGCGCCGATCTGTGGACCGCCTTCGAGCTGTCCTGGCTGAACCCGCGCGGCAAGCCGCAGGTGGCGCTCGCGCATGTGACGATTCCCTGCGAGACGCCGAACATCATCGAGAGCAAGTCCTTCAAGCTCTATCTCAACAGCTTCAACAACACGCGCCTTGCCGATGCCGGCGAAGTGCAGGCGCGGCTGCGCGCCGATCTGGGCGAGGCCGCCTGGCGCGGCAGCGAGCAGCGCGGCAGCGTCGGCGTGCAGCTGCTGCTGCCCGAGATGTTCGACCGCCAGCAGGTGCAGGAATTCGACGGCATCAGCCTCGACCGGCTGGACGTGGAATGCACGCACTGGCAGCCCGCGCCCGAGCTGCTGCGCGCCGACCACAGCGAGCCGGCCGTGACCGAGACGCTGACCAGCAACCTGCTCAAGAGCAATTGCCTGGTCACGGGCCAGCCCGACTGGGGCAGCGTGCAGATCCGCTACACCGGCGCGAAGATCGACGAGGAGCGCCTGCTGCAATACCTGGTGAGCTTTCGCAACCACAACGAATTCCACGAGCAGTGCGTGGAGCGCATCTTCATGGACATCTGGCAGCGCTGCGCGCCGCAGCGGCTGTCGGTGTATGCGCGCTATACGCGCCGCGGCGGGCTGGACATCAATCCGCTGCGCACCAGCCATCCGCAGGCGCTGCCGGCCAATATCCGCAACGCGCGGCAGTAG
- a CDS encoding methyl-accepting chemotaxis protein — MRLNLPVTQNNHDFSAEELLVSTTNTKGEITHCNAAFARVSGYSYEELMGQPHNLVRHPDMPEAAFKDMWRTIAHGYPWTGLVKNRRKNGDHYWVSANVTPIMENGKPRGYMSVRSKPDAAAVREAEALYARLRAEEAAGRPTLRLRGGELRHLGWRGLYSRWQDLGLTARMALMLALVALLALLPDLLGWTGPQAWGTRVGVLALGMGWVLWRFHARCAAGLDAAQRVASDLAGCNLMTASDPRYASAPGETGTLLRRMQQIQINLRAVLGDLLHDARSFVRTSQEIAQGSIDLAARTEIQAGNLQQTAASMEQLSGTVSQTADTAQRMAGASEHSTQAASHGGAAIQEVGESMERIRSSSTRMREIIGVIESIAFQTNLLALNAAVEAARAGEQGRGFAVVAGEVRALAQRSAASAKEIGVLINSTVDGIRDGNARMAQAGETIQGMVAAVDRVGGLVHQISIATREQSLGIEQVNEAVARLDAVTQQNVALVEESAASAVSLGQRAQMLQRSVAVFKLG, encoded by the coding sequence ATGCGTCTCAACTTGCCCGTCACCCAGAACAACCATGATTTTTCTGCGGAGGAACTGCTGGTCTCGACCACCAACACCAAGGGCGAGATCACGCATTGCAATGCCGCCTTTGCGCGCGTCAGCGGCTACTCCTACGAGGAACTGATGGGGCAGCCGCACAACCTGGTGCGCCACCCCGACATGCCCGAGGCGGCTTTCAAGGATATGTGGCGCACCATTGCCCATGGCTATCCCTGGACCGGCCTGGTCAAGAACCGGCGCAAGAATGGCGATCATTACTGGGTCAGCGCCAATGTCACGCCGATCATGGAAAACGGCAAGCCGCGCGGCTACATGTCGGTGCGCAGCAAGCCCGATGCGGCTGCGGTGCGAGAGGCCGAGGCCCTGTATGCGCGCTTGCGCGCCGAGGAAGCTGCGGGCCGGCCGACCCTGCGCCTGCGCGGCGGCGAACTGCGCCATCTGGGCTGGCGCGGTCTGTACAGCCGCTGGCAGGACCTGGGGCTGACGGCGCGCATGGCACTCATGCTGGCGCTGGTGGCGTTGCTGGCGCTGCTGCCCGATCTGCTGGGGTGGACCGGCCCGCAAGCCTGGGGCACGCGCGTGGGCGTGCTGGCGCTGGGCATGGGCTGGGTGCTGTGGCGCTTTCACGCGCGCTGCGCCGCCGGCCTCGACGCCGCGCAGCGCGTGGCGTCGGACCTGGCGGGCTGCAATCTGATGACCGCGTCCGACCCGCGCTACGCCAGTGCGCCCGGCGAGACGGGGACGCTGCTGCGCCGCATGCAGCAGATCCAGATCAATCTGCGCGCCGTGCTCGGCGATCTGCTGCACGATGCCCGCAGCTTTGTGCGGACCTCGCAGGAAATCGCCCAGGGCAGCATCGATCTGGCGGCGCGCACCGAGATCCAGGCTGGCAACCTGCAGCAGACCGCAGCCTCGATGGAGCAGCTCTCGGGCACCGTCAGCCAGACCGCCGATACCGCCCAGCGCATGGCCGGCGCCAGCGAGCACAGCACCCAGGCCGCGAGCCATGGCGGCGCGGCCATCCAGGAGGTCGGAGAGTCGATGGAGCGCATCCGCAGTTCCTCCACGCGCATGCGAGAGATCATCGGCGTCATCGAGAGCATTGCCTTCCAGACCAATCTGCTGGCCCTGAACGCCGCTGTCGAAGCCGCGCGCGCCGGCGAACAGGGGCGCGGCTTTGCGGTCGTGGCCGGCGAAGTGCGCGCGCTGGCGCAGCGCAGCGCAGCCTCGGCCAAGGAAATCGGCGTGCTGATCAACAGCACCGTGGACGGTATCCGCGACGGCAACGCGCGCATGGCCCAGGCCGGCGAGACCATCCAGGGCATGGTGGCAGCCGTGGACCGCGTGGGCGGCCTGGTGCACCAGATCAGCATCGCCACGCGCGAGCAGTCGCTGGGCATCGAGCAGGTCAACGAAGCCGTGGCCCGGCTCGATGCGGTGACCCAGCAGAACGTGGCGCTGGTCGAGGAGTCGGCCGCGTCGGCGGTCTCGCTGGGCCAGCGCGCGCAGATGCTGCAGCGCTCGGTGGCGGTGTTCAAGCTCGGTTGA